The Candidatus Limnocylindria bacterium genome has a window encoding:
- a CDS encoding M14 family metallopeptidase, which yields MHAPQTSIGPIAIPPAGQRVAGHFTFPSDEGLAKYEWPYFAITGRVSGPTVLVTAGIHAAEYTGIEAAIRLGRSTAPEHVRGILIVIPLLNRPGFYERSVYVNPEDGDNLNRLFPGDPKGKWGERFAHRLLTEIVTRCEYAIDLHAGDLIEDLTPFVIYRETGEVALDERIRRMAGAYGARWAVKSAPTGERPGSLYALAALNGVASMLAESGGRGLLIEEDVVRHVRGVTNILRAIGAVDGAPEAVAPPRVVNSFDWLRSPVEGLFHSRVRVEQQVAAGDVVGELVDLVGEPLATVKAPVSGVVLFIVTSPAIKKDGLLLAIGAL from the coding sequence GTGCATGCGCCGCAGACCTCGATTGGCCCGATCGCGATCCCGCCCGCAGGCCAGCGCGTAGCCGGGCACTTCACGTTCCCCAGCGACGAGGGTCTCGCGAAGTACGAATGGCCGTACTTCGCGATCACGGGAAGGGTCTCCGGTCCGACGGTGCTCGTCACCGCCGGGATCCACGCTGCCGAGTACACCGGGATCGAGGCCGCCATCCGCCTGGGCCGGAGCACGGCGCCGGAGCACGTCCGCGGCATCCTGATCGTGATCCCGTTGCTGAACCGCCCCGGCTTCTACGAGCGCAGCGTGTATGTGAATCCCGAGGACGGTGACAACCTCAATCGGCTGTTCCCAGGGGACCCAAAAGGCAAATGGGGCGAGCGCTTCGCGCACCGGCTGCTGACCGAGATCGTGACGCGCTGTGAGTACGCGATCGATCTGCATGCCGGCGACCTCATCGAAGACCTGACGCCGTTCGTCATCTACCGCGAGACCGGCGAGGTCGCTCTGGACGAGCGCATCCGGAGGATGGCCGGGGCGTACGGTGCGCGCTGGGCGGTGAAGAGCGCGCCCACCGGCGAGCGACCAGGCTCGCTGTATGCGCTCGCCGCGCTTAACGGCGTCGCGTCGATGCTCGCGGAGTCCGGCGGACGGGGATTGCTCATCGAAGAGGATGTCGTGCGTCATGTTCGTGGCGTGACGAACATCCTGCGTGCGATCGGCGCAGTCGATGGCGCACCCGAGGCGGTCGCGCCGCCGCGTGTGGTGAACAGCTTCGACTGGCTGCGGTCGCCCGTGGAAGGCCTCTTCCACTCGCGCGTTCGGGTCGAGCAGCAAGTCGCTGCCGGGGACGTCGTAGGCGAGCTCGTCGACCTGGTGGGCGAACCGCTCGCAACAGTGAAGGCGCCGGTCAGCGGCGTCGTGCTCTTCATCGTCACCAGTCCCGCGATCAAGAAAGACGGCCTTCTTCTGGCCATCGGCGCGCTCTAG
- a CDS encoding LysM peptidoglycan-binding domain-containing protein, which translates to MPRSEGGSATDQPTTDQPTETERVMEQRRGERGGQDTSTKTYTVKAGDTLSDIAESEMGDANRWPELYAANKEAVGSDPDMIHPGLELKIPD; encoded by the coding sequence ATGCCAAGAAGCGAAGGCGGTTCCGCAACGGACCAGCCGACAACGGATCAGCCGACCGAGACCGAGAGGGTCATGGAACAGCGCCGCGGTGAGCGCGGCGGGCAGGACACGTCGACCAAGACATACACGGTCAAGGCCGGCGACACGCTTTCGGACATCGCGGAGTCCGAGATGGGCGATGCGAATCGGTGGCCCGAGCTCTACGCCGCGAATAAGGAAGCAGTTGGCAGCGACCCGGACATGATCCATCCCGGATTGGAGCTCAAGATCCCGGACTAA
- a CDS encoding sialidase family protein: MKPGTEDLVGASKFFISKWSTFYDFHLGSYTILNGTPAGNNQVQSYECTTVGTQDMPPSWTMNTDPNVDFDTQGRVYQVTLPFNAYWQNMHPNAAVMVSYSNDMGRNWITGNGGKALEQSPNSSSLQYGHVEDKQWIAVNHIVGHPYQDHVYALWSVFNGAPNGGSVDLRIAISRDRGLTFSRYSSFPMPSVSGRQNLYVQPSIGANGDLYIAFASTEKDKKSGQVTLWIAKSTDDGQTFTFSRAVTGVGLIPMCCLPNTTFRDGIVESFAASANLAGHLYMTYEDWDAAAGQFDVRFVQSTNGGATWSAPVKVNDNAESSALGYTDQFQPPIAAGPNGAVAIAFYDRRAACPSDPSVLAADVGETNFCIDVTLQAYKDTGAGAQPVRANTRITDFTWDPMNPGQHVDGIGQMACAAHRDPCTERAFIGDYFGLAISAGNIYALFVSTHYPSTVVADEGGWVYYQQQVLAKVPRSQYGAGY, from the coding sequence GTGAAGCCCGGCACCGAGGATCTTGTCGGCGCCTCGAAGTTCTTCATCTCGAAGTGGAGCACTTTCTACGACTTCCACCTCGGCTCCTACACGATCTTGAATGGCACGCCGGCCGGGAACAACCAGGTGCAGAGTTACGAATGTACGACCGTCGGTACCCAGGACATGCCGCCGTCGTGGACCATGAACACGGACCCGAACGTCGATTTCGACACGCAGGGCCGCGTTTACCAGGTGACCCTACCGTTCAACGCGTATTGGCAGAACATGCATCCGAACGCGGCGGTCATGGTGTCTTACAGCAACGATATGGGCCGGAACTGGATCACGGGGAACGGTGGCAAGGCGCTGGAACAGTCGCCCAACTCGTCGAGCCTCCAGTACGGCCACGTCGAGGACAAACAGTGGATCGCTGTGAACCACATCGTCGGCCACCCATACCAGGACCACGTGTACGCGTTGTGGTCCGTGTTCAATGGCGCGCCGAACGGTGGGTCGGTCGACCTGCGCATCGCGATATCTCGCGATCGCGGCCTGACGTTCTCGCGCTACAGCTCGTTCCCGATGCCGTCAGTGAGCGGCCGGCAGAACCTCTACGTGCAACCCTCGATCGGCGCGAACGGCGACCTCTACATCGCGTTCGCATCGACCGAGAAGGATAAGAAGAGCGGTCAGGTCACGCTGTGGATCGCGAAGTCGACCGACGACGGCCAGACCTTCACGTTCTCGCGCGCTGTCACCGGCGTCGGCTTGATCCCCATGTGCTGCCTCCCGAACACAACGTTCCGTGACGGTATCGTCGAGAGCTTCGCCGCGAGTGCCAACCTCGCCGGGCACCTGTACATGACGTACGAGGACTGGGACGCCGCTGCCGGTCAGTTCGACGTGAGGTTCGTGCAGTCGACCAACGGCGGCGCGACCTGGTCCGCACCCGTCAAGGTGAACGACAACGCGGAGTCGAGCGCGCTCGGCTACACCGACCAGTTCCAGCCTCCGATCGCCGCGGGACCGAACGGCGCGGTGGCCATCGCCTTCTACGATCGTCGCGCGGCGTGCCCAAGCGACCCGAGCGTGCTCGCGGCGGACGTCGGCGAGACGAACTTCTGTATCGACGTGACGCTCCAGGCATACAAGGACACCGGCGCAGGGGCGCAGCCGGTGCGTGCGAACACGCGCATCACCGACTTCACCTGGGATCCGATGAATCCGGGCCAGCATGTGGACGGCATCGGCCAGATGGCGTGCGCCGCGCATCGCGACCCGTGCACGGAGCGCGCGTTCATCGGCGACTACTTCGGGCTGGCGATCTCGGCCGGGAACATCTACGCGCTCTTCGTCTCGACGCATTACCCGTCGACCGTGGTCGCCGACGAAGGCGGTTGGGTCTATTACCAGCAGCAGGTGCTAGCGAAGGTCCCGCGCTCGCAGTACGGCGCGGGTTACTAG
- a CDS encoding DUF6510 family protein, with translation MERPTTDARTLDGNAVAGMLEELFGVDMTAADSKCAACGREGEVGTLLAYTMAPGVVLRCPGCSAVMLRMVETPRGTLVEAKGLAYVRITR, from the coding sequence ATGGAAAGACCGACGACCGACGCGCGGACGCTGGACGGGAACGCCGTCGCGGGGATGCTGGAAGAGCTCTTCGGCGTGGACATGACGGCCGCCGATAGCAAGTGCGCCGCGTGCGGACGCGAGGGAGAGGTCGGTACCCTCCTGGCCTACACGATGGCACCGGGTGTGGTGCTGCGATGCCCGGGCTGCAGCGCGGTGATGCTGCGCATGGTCGAGACGCCGCGCGGAACGCTCGTCGAGGCGAAGGGCCTGGCCTATGTCCGGATCACGCGATAG
- a CDS encoding methylenetetrahydrofolate reductase, with the protein MARIIDLLAAGQTFSFEFFPPKDEDEQRLLTRTISDLQPLRPSFVSVTYRGGRISRERTTRVVIDLLRTTDLTPMPHLTCVAHPRFELGEIIGGFRAAGLENLLALGGDPLPAEESYKELEYASQLVELGRRLGFDSIGVAAHPAGHPRSPDLKSDRLHLAEKMRLADFAITQFFFKVEEYERLRDEVAALGVTKPILAGIMPITSLVSVQRMAQLSGYAVPEDIVRRIEAGGDDREEIRRRGIEVATKLCRDLLDLGVPGLHFYTLNFSKATREIYTNLGLVKT; encoded by the coding sequence ATGGCCCGGATCATCGACCTCCTCGCGGCCGGGCAGACGTTCTCGTTCGAATTCTTTCCACCAAAGGATGAAGACGAGCAGCGCCTGCTCACGCGGACGATCTCTGACCTCCAGCCGCTTCGACCTTCGTTCGTTTCGGTGACCTACCGGGGCGGTCGGATCTCGCGCGAGCGCACGACGCGTGTCGTGATCGACCTGCTGCGCACCACCGACCTGACGCCGATGCCACACCTGACCTGCGTCGCGCACCCGCGCTTCGAGCTCGGCGAGATCATCGGCGGCTTCCGGGCGGCGGGGCTCGAGAACCTGCTCGCGCTCGGCGGCGATCCGCTACCCGCCGAAGAGTCGTACAAGGAGCTGGAATACGCATCGCAATTGGTCGAGCTCGGACGGCGGCTCGGCTTTGACTCGATCGGAGTCGCGGCACACCCCGCAGGTCACCCACGCTCGCCCGATCTCAAGTCCGATCGCTTGCACCTCGCGGAGAAGATGCGCCTCGCGGACTTCGCGATCACGCAGTTCTTCTTCAAGGTGGAGGAGTACGAGCGTCTTCGGGACGAGGTCGCCGCGCTCGGTGTCACCAAGCCGATCCTCGCCGGCATCATGCCGATCACGTCGCTCGTGTCGGTCCAGCGGATGGCCCAGCTATCCGGATACGCGGTCCCCGAAGACATCGTTCGTCGGATCGAGGCCGGCGGCGACGACCGCGAAGAGATCCGTAGGCGCGGGATCGAGGTCGCCACGAAGCTCTGCCGCGACCTGCTCGATCTCGGCGTGCCGGGTCTGCACTTCTACACGCTCAACTTCTCCAAGGCGACGCGCGAGATCTACACCAACCTCGGGTTGGTGAAAACGTAG
- a CDS encoding ferredoxin reductase has protein sequence MTSAATRGKRSATAATSERRVLDWQLATIAKIREETPRVRSYTLRLPNWTPHRPGQHYDLRLTAADGYSVQRSYSIASGPEREGEIEVTVERVTDGEVSPFLHDVAVVGDRIEVRGPIGGYFVWNAALGGPLLLIAGGSGIVPLMAMLRHRAATAPRPPTRLLYSSRTHEDIIYADELRDVAARGDGLEVIHTLTRSQPPGWTGYARRIDDQMLTEVRRPLGNAPLVFICGPTPLVEAAANGLVRIGVPAQRIRTERFGPSGK, from the coding sequence ATCACATCCGCGGCGACCCGTGGAAAGAGGAGCGCTACAGCGGCGACTAGCGAGCGGCGCGTCCTCGACTGGCAGCTCGCCACCATCGCGAAGATCCGCGAGGAAACGCCGCGCGTTCGGTCGTACACGCTGCGCCTGCCGAACTGGACGCCGCATCGACCGGGCCAGCACTACGACCTACGCCTGACGGCCGCCGATGGGTACAGCGTGCAGCGCAGCTACTCGATCGCATCCGGGCCCGAGCGCGAAGGCGAGATCGAGGTCACGGTCGAACGCGTCACGGATGGTGAGGTCTCACCATTCCTCCATGACGTTGCGGTCGTCGGCGATCGGATCGAGGTCCGTGGTCCGATCGGCGGTTACTTTGTGTGGAACGCCGCGCTCGGCGGACCGCTCCTCCTGATCGCGGGCGGGTCTGGCATCGTCCCGCTGATGGCCATGCTCCGCCATCGCGCCGCGACAGCACCGCGCCCCCCGACGCGCCTGCTCTACAGCTCGCGGACGCACGAGGACATCATCTACGCCGACGAGCTGCGCGACGTCGCCGCGCGCGGCGACGGACTCGAGGTCATCCACACGCTCACGCGATCGCAGCCCCCAGGTTGGACCGGCTACGCACGACGAATCGATGACCAGATGCTGACCGAGGTCCGCCGGCCACTCGGCAACGCGCCGCTCGTCTTCATCTGCGGGCCGACGCCGCTCGTGGAGGCCGCCGCAAACGGTCTCGTGCGCATCGGGGTTCCGGCACAGCGCATCCGTACGGAGCGCTTCGGCCCATCAGGTAAATAG
- a CDS encoding class I SAM-dependent methyltransferase → MPRPPSADAPRIFTGIARSYDRAGALFSFGQDPRWRHALVASVAAAPDDVVLDVATGTGLVAVELAQRYGCKVVGLDRSADMLAEASRRNGLISGLVNARAERLPFADATFDHVTFTYLLRYVDDPAATVRELSRVLKPGGRLAALEFGVPSSPIAFGLWRLYTRAVMPILGSLFSRKWRDVNAFLGPSIERFYRAHPQRDVERYWRDAGLADVRSRAMSLGGGIVMSATKRPATVASDVRLGAAFYALQPGGWRDYWTLLHPPYTAWHLSYVLLGAALSPAPDPRIVLGALLAFGLAVGVAAHSFDELQGRPLGTRIPARVLAILGALGLAGAAALGTAAALMLGPMLWLFVLAGVALVLLYAFEAPVVHSDVGFALAWGAFPVLTAAYATGAPMVPAVAVAAAAALLSLAQRVLSTRVRAVRRRSLSVGGEVRYIDGSRETLDAQGLIAAPEGALRILWLAVVALAVGLLLARY, encoded by the coding sequence GTGCCCCGTCCGCCGTCCGCCGACGCGCCGCGCATCTTCACCGGCATCGCGCGCTCGTACGACCGCGCCGGCGCGCTGTTCTCCTTCGGCCAGGATCCACGCTGGCGGCACGCGCTCGTCGCATCCGTCGCCGCCGCTCCCGACGACGTCGTGCTCGATGTGGCCACCGGCACGGGACTCGTGGCCGTCGAGCTCGCCCAGCGCTACGGCTGCAAGGTCGTCGGTCTCGATCGCAGCGCGGACATGCTCGCCGAGGCGTCGCGCCGGAACGGTCTGATCAGTGGACTGGTGAACGCTCGCGCGGAGCGACTTCCGTTCGCCGACGCGACGTTCGACCACGTCACGTTCACGTATCTGCTGCGGTATGTCGACGATCCGGCGGCGACCGTGCGCGAGCTCTCGCGTGTGCTGAAGCCCGGCGGGCGGCTCGCGGCGCTCGAGTTCGGGGTCCCGTCCTCGCCGATCGCGTTCGGTCTGTGGCGGTTGTACACGCGGGCCGTGATGCCGATCCTTGGTTCGCTGTTCTCGCGCAAGTGGCGCGACGTGAACGCGTTCCTCGGCCCCAGCATCGAACGCTTCTACCGCGCGCATCCACAGCGCGACGTCGAACGGTACTGGCGCGACGCGGGTCTCGCCGATGTGCGTTCGCGAGCGATGAGCCTCGGCGGCGGGATCGTCATGAGCGCGACGAAGCGGCCCGCGACGGTCGCGAGCGATGTGCGCCTCGGCGCGGCGTTCTACGCGCTCCAGCCGGGCGGCTGGCGGGATTACTGGACGCTGCTGCATCCGCCGTACACAGCGTGGCATCTGTCGTACGTGCTGCTCGGCGCGGCGCTGTCGCCCGCGCCCGATCCGCGCATCGTCCTGGGCGCCCTGCTCGCGTTCGGGCTCGCGGTCGGTGTCGCGGCGCATTCGTTCGACGAGCTCCAGGGACGTCCGCTCGGCACGCGGATCCCCGCGCGCGTGCTCGCCATACTCGGAGCGCTCGGTCTCGCAGGCGCGGCCGCGCTCGGCACCGCTGCTGCTCTGATGCTCGGTCCGATGCTCTGGTTATTCGTCCTGGCCGGCGTCGCGCTCGTCCTTCTTTACGCATTCGAAGCTCCGGTCGTCCATTCGGACGTCGGGTTCGCGCTGGCGTGGGGCGCGTTCCCGGTCCTCACGGCCGCGTACGCCACGGGCGCGCCGATGGTCCCCGCGGTCGCGGTCGCCGCGGCAGCTGCGCTCCTGAGCCTCGCGCAGCGCGTTCTGTCTACGCGCGTGCGCGCGGTCAGGCGCCGAAGCCTCTCTGTCGGAGGCGAGGTCCGCTACATCGACGGATCGCGCGAGACGCTCGACGCGCAGGGACTCATCGCGGCGCCGGAAGGCGCGCTGCGCATCCTCTGGCTCGCGGTCGTCGCGCTCGCGGTGGGTCTGCTGCTCGCGCGTTACTGA
- a CDS encoding polyphosphate kinase 2 family protein — protein sequence MAKRRSVRDLLRVKPTKGQLTLADIDPGATPGVRKKTARGEMKADQEKLRQLQERLYAEGKRSLLLVLQGMDTSGKDGTIIHVIGAVDPQGVKITGFKAPTEEERRHDYLWRIRNALPAVREIGIFNRSHYEDVLIVRVKNLVPESVWSKRYNEINRFEREVIASGTTIVKVCLHISFEEQRKRLLARLLDPTKRWKFNPNDLEERSRWSDYQVAYDAALFRCSTPKAPWYVVPANKKWYRNWAITRMLIETLEEMDPRYPEPDLDIPALTERLAPSPKA from the coding sequence ATGGCCAAACGGCGCTCGGTACGCGATCTCCTGCGCGTGAAGCCCACCAAGGGCCAGCTCACATTGGCCGACATCGACCCCGGTGCGACGCCCGGCGTGCGAAAGAAGACGGCGCGCGGCGAAATGAAGGCGGACCAGGAGAAGCTCCGTCAGCTCCAGGAGCGTTTGTATGCCGAAGGGAAGCGCTCGCTGCTACTCGTGCTGCAAGGCATGGACACATCTGGGAAGGACGGCACGATCATCCACGTCATCGGCGCTGTCGACCCCCAGGGCGTGAAGATCACGGGCTTCAAGGCACCGACCGAGGAGGAACGGCGTCATGACTATCTGTGGCGAATCAGGAACGCACTGCCTGCCGTCCGCGAGATCGGGATCTTCAACCGCTCGCATTACGAGGACGTGCTCATCGTGCGGGTGAAGAACCTCGTGCCGGAGAGCGTGTGGTCCAAGCGGTACAACGAGATCAATCGCTTCGAGCGCGAGGTCATCGCGTCCGGGACGACGATCGTGAAGGTCTGCCTCCACATCTCATTCGAGGAGCAGCGAAAGCGGCTTCTCGCGCGCCTCCTCGACCCGACCAAGCGCTGGAAGTTCAATCCGAACGATCTTGAGGAGCGCAGCCGGTGGTCCGACTACCAGGTCGCCTACGACGCCGCGCTGTTCCGCTGCTCGACGCCGAAGGCGCCTTGGTATGTCGTTCCGGCGAATAAGAAGTGGTACCGGAACTGGGCGATCACGCGGATGCTGATCGAGACCCTTGAGGAGATGGATCCGCGCTACCCGGAGCCCGACCTCGACATACCCGCCCTGACCGAGCGCCTCGCGCCCTCGCCCAAGGCATAG
- a CDS encoding ResA-like WAxxUGC motif-containing protein, with protein sequence MIFTSARVSVAEFERVAGWGSKPEGLCRGERCVPFRSVDAAAVELAAAAEALAMPLVHDAAHGLWALGAEAGGRALRSAAAPELELPDFRGRTFRLSSLRGTKALLVAWASWUGCRLDLPVWQELRTELRPRGLEIVTIALDARGSETAGPWIAKAAPEHPSLIDEGHVVDALFGVINVPSGIWIDEEGTIVRPPEPAHPSRPAYLDRAVPPDATPAVREAIELTKALHVESERYVAALRDWVQKGGESRFALSPDEVIRRSRPRPVEEATAAAHFALGQALYARGAQAAAIEHFREAHRLQPANWTYRRDAWSLAGADREAVYGTSWVEEVKREGVEKYYPPLEL encoded by the coding sequence GTGATCTTCACAAGCGCCCGCGTGTCAGTCGCGGAATTCGAGCGCGTCGCAGGGTGGGGGTCGAAACCCGAGGGCCTTTGCCGCGGCGAGCGGTGCGTGCCGTTCCGCTCGGTCGACGCGGCCGCCGTCGAGCTGGCTGCCGCCGCGGAAGCGCTCGCGATGCCGCTCGTTCATGACGCAGCTCACGGTCTGTGGGCGCTCGGTGCGGAGGCCGGCGGTCGTGCGCTTCGCAGCGCCGCAGCGCCCGAGCTCGAGCTGCCCGACTTCCGCGGCCGAACATTCCGCTTGTCGTCACTCCGCGGGACGAAGGCGCTTCTGGTCGCCTGGGCATCGTGGTGAGGCTGCCGTCTTGACCTGCCCGTGTGGCAGGAGCTGAGGACCGAGCTCAGGCCGCGTGGTCTCGAGATCGTCACGATCGCGCTCGATGCGCGGGGCAGCGAGACCGCGGGTCCCTGGATCGCAAAGGCGGCCCCGGAACATCCCTCGCTCATCGACGAGGGGCATGTCGTCGATGCCCTCTTCGGCGTCATCAACGTCCCGAGCGGGATCTGGATCGACGAAGAGGGCACGATCGTCCGACCGCCCGAGCCCGCGCATCCCAGCCGGCCCGCGTACCTCGATCGCGCCGTGCCGCCGGACGCAACGCCCGCAGTACGTGAGGCGATAGAGCTGACCAAGGCACTGCACGTCGAGTCAGAGCGCTATGTCGCCGCGCTTCGTGATTGGGTCCAGAAAGGTGGCGAGAGTCGGTTTGCCCTCTCGCCCGATGAGGTGATCCGGCGCAGTCGGCCTCGGCCGGTCGAGGAGGCGACGGCGGCGGCGCACTTCGCGCTGGGCCAGGCGCTGTACGCTCGAGGCGCGCAGGCCGCGGCGATCGAACACTTCCGCGAGGCGCACCGTCTGCAGCCGGCGAACTGGACCTACCGCCGCGATGCGTGGAGCCTTGCCGGCGCCGATCGCGAGGCTGTCTACGGCACCAGCTGGGTCGAAGAGGTCAAACGCGAAGGCGTCGAGAAATACTACCCACCGCTCGAGCTTTAG
- a CDS encoding sulfite oxidase-like oxidoreductase, protein MSGRFVTRGFEGKPRASGAAANRVPPGQYLARDFPVLSAGPTPITNLRLWSFAIEGLVKQKVTWTWAEFQKLPAQDFTVDISCVTKWTKLDTRWRGVSIDTLLESVDLDPRGGFATAYSDGGYTTNLRLPDIVNGQAFVAYAYDGAPLAPEHGGPARLVVPHLYFWKSAKWVRGLRITEKETPGFWESLGYHIRGDPWKEERYSGD, encoded by the coding sequence ATGTCGGGGCGCTTTGTCACGCGCGGTTTCGAGGGCAAGCCGCGGGCGAGCGGCGCGGCGGCGAACCGCGTCCCGCCCGGCCAGTACCTCGCTCGTGACTTCCCGGTCCTGTCCGCGGGCCCGACGCCGATCACCAATCTGCGACTCTGGTCGTTCGCGATCGAAGGTCTCGTAAAGCAGAAGGTCACTTGGACTTGGGCGGAGTTCCAGAAGCTGCCCGCGCAGGACTTCACCGTCGACATCTCATGCGTCACCAAGTGGACGAAGCTGGACACGCGCTGGCGCGGCGTGAGCATCGACACGCTTCTTGAGTCGGTCGACCTTGACCCGCGTGGCGGCTTCGCGACGGCCTACTCGGACGGCGGCTACACGACGAACCTCCGGCTGCCGGACATCGTGAACGGCCAAGCGTTCGTCGCGTACGCGTACGACGGCGCGCCACTCGCTCCGGAGCACGGCGGTCCAGCGCGGCTCGTCGTTCCCCACCTCTACTTCTGGAAGAGCGCGAAGTGGGTGCGCGGCCTGCGCATCACCGAAAAGGAGACTCCGGGGTTCTGGGAGTCTCTCGGCTATCACATCCGCGGCGACCCGTGGAAAGAGGAGCGCTACAGCGGCGACTAG
- the galK gene encoding galactokinase, which translates to MYRSDAPGRVNLIGEHTDYNEGLVLPTATPQRTVVELSPREDQVVRVESEGYMPIAYRLGDERTCGDWGDYVRGVTWVLTKAGHAIRGFDAGIASRVPPGAGLSSSAALEVALLRALRDAFSLTLDDMALAYAAHKAERDVVGARVGTMDQLAAGLARVGEALLIDMRKSDIERVPIPGSVEIVVVYSGIAHDNAKQGAYNERRAQCDEAARRLGIVSLRDATLGDVERLAPQNATLARRVRHVVSENERVRAFVAALRAGDLARCGAIIDASHASLREDFDVSTEELDILADALRSQRGVHGARLVGAGFGGSVLALADAGTGSDAARGAAELYRSRAGRTGRVVMPV; encoded by the coding sequence GTGTACCGATCCGATGCCCCTGGCCGCGTGAATCTGATCGGCGAGCACACGGACTACAACGAGGGCCTCGTCCTCCCGACCGCGACCCCACAGCGCACAGTCGTCGAGCTGTCTCCCCGCGAGGACCAGGTCGTCCGGGTGGAGAGCGAGGGCTACATGCCGATCGCCTACCGGCTCGGCGACGAACGGACCTGCGGCGACTGGGGCGACTACGTCCGCGGCGTTACCTGGGTGCTCACGAAGGCCGGTCACGCCATCCGCGGATTCGACGCCGGCATCGCCTCGCGGGTGCCTCCCGGCGCGGGTCTCTCGTCCAGCGCCGCGCTCGAGGTCGCGTTGCTGCGCGCACTCCGCGACGCCTTCTCGCTGACGCTCGATGACATGGCCCTCGCGTACGCCGCGCACAAGGCGGAACGCGACGTCGTCGGAGCGCGCGTCGGCACGATGGACCAGCTCGCCGCGGGTCTCGCGCGCGTTGGCGAAGCGCTGCTCATCGACATGCGGAAGTCGGACATCGAACGCGTGCCGATCCCTGGCAGCGTCGAGATCGTGGTCGTCTATTCCGGGATCGCGCACGACAACGCGAAGCAGGGCGCGTACAACGAGCGGCGCGCCCAATGCGACGAGGCCGCCCGGCGCCTCGGGATCGTTTCCCTACGCGACGCGACCCTTGGCGATGTCGAACGCCTCGCCCCGCAGAACGCGACCCTCGCGCGCCGCGTGCGGCACGTCGTGAGCGAGAACGAGCGTGTCCGCGCGTTCGTCGCAGCTCTCAGGGCCGGCGACCTCGCGCGGTGCGGTGCGATCATCGACGCGTCGCACGCGTCTCTTCGTGAGGACTTCGACGTTTCGACAGAAGAGCTCGACATCCTGGCCGACGCGCTGCGTTCGCAGCGTGGAGTGCACGGCGCGCGCCTGGTGGGCGCCGGCTTCGGAGGCTCCGTGCTGGCGCTCGCGGACGCGGGAACCGGGTCGGATGCGGCGCGCGGCGCGGCGGAGCTGTACCGGTCGCGCGCCGGCCGCACCGGACGTGTGGTGATGCCGGTCTAA
- a CDS encoding amidohydrolase, protein MTRLLVALILASACAPMATAPTTASPTFIAPTLSPTPTPTPTPSPTPTPGVMPLFDAHLHYSAAAWSAYAPERVAKILDAAGVRSGLVSSAPDEGTFKLKAVLGDRVIPMLGPYRNVADVFSWARDPSIVPYVESIYRPGMHRGFGEFHLVVGQMGLAAVRGVLALAQREKLFLQPHADARAVAELLNYVPDATVLWAHAGVDATPQQIAALLDSWPKLSVELSLRTDIASNGTLDPRWRELLIRHGGRFMIGTDTWTVGGTFTGNERWDTYPEIVKGIRGWLSQLPPDVAEAIAYRNAERFIASLTR, encoded by the coding sequence GTGACCCGGCTCCTGGTCGCGCTCATCCTCGCGAGCGCGTGCGCGCCTATGGCGACGGCCCCGACGACGGCCTCACCGACGTTCATTGCACCAACGCTCTCGCCGACGCCGACACCAACGCCCACCCCGTCACCGACACCGACACCAGGGGTGATGCCGCTCTTCGATGCACACCTCCACTACAGCGCGGCGGCGTGGTCGGCGTATGCGCCGGAGAGGGTCGCGAAGATCCTGGACGCGGCCGGCGTTCGCTCGGGCCTGGTATCGAGCGCGCCTGACGAGGGCACATTCAAGCTGAAAGCCGTCCTCGGCGATCGTGTCATTCCGATGCTGGGTCCATATCGCAACGTGGCCGACGTGTTCTCGTGGGCGCGCGATCCGTCGATCGTCCCCTACGTCGAATCGATCTACCGACCCGGCATGCACCGCGGCTTCGGCGAGTTTCATCTCGTCGTCGGCCAGATGGGACTGGCGGCCGTGCGCGGCGTCCTCGCGCTCGCGCAGCGCGAGAAGCTATTTCTTCAGCCGCACGCCGACGCGCGCGCGGTCGCGGAGCTGCTGAACTACGTTCCGGATGCAACGGTGCTGTGGGCGCACGCGGGCGTCGATGCGACGCCCCAACAGATCGCGGCCCTGCTCGACTCATGGCCGAAACTGTCGGTCGAGCTCTCGCTGCGGACCGACATCGCGTCGAACGGCACACTCGACCCGCGGTGGCGCGAGCTGCTCATCCGGCACGGCGGCCGCTTCATGATCGGCACCGACACATGGACCGTCGGTGGCACGTTCACGGGCAACGAGCGCTGGGATACGTACCCCGAGATCGTGAAGGGCATCCGTGGATGGCTCTCGCAGCTTCCGCCAGACGTCGCGGAGGCCATCGCCTATCGCAACGCCGAGCGGTTCATCGCGTCGCTGACCCGCTAG